One window of the Peptacetobacter hiranonis genome contains the following:
- the rpsF gene encoding 30S ribosomal protein S6 encodes MRDYELVYVVKPVLDEETREGVQNKIKEIIETNGGEVTKVDAWGNRKLAYPIAKFTEGFYTLVNFKASVELPKELDRNLKINENVIRHMVVVCD; translated from the coding sequence GTGAGAGATTACGAATTAGTTTACGTTGTGAAACCAGTTCTAGATGAAGAAACTAGAGAAGGTGTACAGAACAAAATAAAAGAAATAATAGAAACTAATGGTGGTGAAGTAACTAAAGTTGACGCTTGGGGAAATAGAAAACTAGCTTACCCAATAGCTAAATTTACTGAAGGTTTCTACACATTAGTTAACTTCAAAGCTTCTGTTGAATTACCAAAAGAATTAGACAGAAACTTAAAAATAAACGAAAACGTAATAAGACACATGGTTGTTGTTTGTGACTAA
- a CDS encoding single-stranded DNA-binding protein, giving the protein MNQVVLVGRLTKDPELRYIPGSGTPVATFTLAVNRDFTKRDGTREADFIPIEVMGKAAEFCANYLTKGRLVACNGQIRVDNYQTQTGEWKNFTKVSCRQVDALESKKAASEGSYNNFENNYSNNIKENHNEPAFEPSGLSSDLDPEGFGAVDDDDIPF; this is encoded by the coding sequence ATGAATCAGGTTGTACTAGTAGGAAGACTTACTAAAGATCCAGAATTAAGATATATTCCAGGATCAGGAACACCAGTAGCCACATTTACTCTTGCAGTAAACAGAGATTTTACTAAAAGAGATGGCACAAGAGAAGCCGATTTTATTCCTATAGAAGTTATGGGAAAAGCTGCTGAGTTCTGCGCGAACTATCTTACAAAAGGTAGATTAGTAGCATGTAACGGGCAGATAAGAGTTGATAATTATCAAACTCAGACAGGCGAATGGAAGAACTTTACAAAAGTTAGCTGCAGACAGGTCGATGCACTTGAAAGCAAAAAAGCTGCTAGCGAAGGTTCTTACAACAATTTTGAGAATAATTACAGTAATAACATAAAAGAGAATCATAATGAACCAGCCTTTGAACCTAGTGGTCTGTCTTCAGACTTGGACCCAGAAGGTTTTGGAGCTGTGGACGATGACGACATACCATTTTAA
- the rpsR gene encoding 30S ribosomal protein S18, translated as MMNKRRRKKKRVCQFCADKNAKIDYKDTQRLQRYVTERGKILPRRISGTCAKHQRELTKAIKRARNIALLPYTLD; from the coding sequence ATGATGAACAAAAGAAGACGTAAGAAAAAAAGAGTTTGTCAGTTCTGCGCTGATAAAAACGCTAAAATAGATTACAAAGATACTCAGAGATTACAGAGATATGTTACTGAAAGAGGTAAAATATTACCAAGAAGAATATCAGGAACATGTGCTAAACATCAGAGAGAATTAACAAAAGCTATAAAAAGAGCTAGAAATATAGCACTTTTACCTTACACATTAGACTAG
- a CDS encoding DUF2232 domain-containing protein, producing MKKQNQTVTVMLMTAIAIALAVGTTTLTTASMAIIFTVCIPFAIVGMISTEKQSMAAFVVSVLAIFGLTDVRYAMEVVVTFVIPSILVGRLIDSVSEKDDEERQEPIYMGIIIFILSTIAYVIIAKYMMNIDVVKQLTDTFAKISKTRLENMPKEQLNVLGDVTAAELTDMFRNMIVSLLFIQSGICVFFTYFLGGAIAKRITDKNLNRIRMSGFYLPGNAVVITFVIYLAVFGLSYMDTGLNTIVIMGNLQIVFNIMFMMQGISVCIYFIKTRIVQGRGGIVFPVILIVTLGVMGGGTLIALLGMLDCIMDFRKIKPKMKKSI from the coding sequence ATGAAAAAACAGAACCAAACGGTAACTGTGATGCTTATGACAGCTATAGCAATAGCTCTAGCTGTTGGAACAACTACTCTTACTACGGCATCAATGGCGATAATATTCACAGTGTGTATACCATTTGCGATAGTTGGAATGATATCTACTGAAAAACAGAGCATGGCTGCATTTGTTGTTTCAGTACTAGCTATATTTGGTTTAACAGATGTTAGGTACGCTATGGAAGTTGTTGTAACATTTGTCATCCCGTCTATTTTAGTTGGGCGACTTATCGACTCGGTAAGTGAAAAAGATGACGAAGAACGACAGGAACCAATCTATATGGGAATAATTATTTTCATTTTATCGACAATAGCATACGTTATAATAGCTAAATATATGATGAATATAGATGTTGTAAAACAGCTTACTGATACATTTGCCAAAATATCAAAAACGCGGTTAGAAAATATGCCAAAAGAACAATTAAATGTTCTTGGAGATGTTACAGCTGCGGAACTTACAGACATGTTTAGAAATATGATAGTATCATTATTATTTATTCAGTCTGGAATATGTGTATTCTTTACATATTTCTTAGGTGGAGCAATAGCTAAAAGAATAACAGATAAAAACTTAAACAGAATCAGAATGTCAGGTTTTTATTTACCAGGAAATGCAGTAGTTATAACATTTGTTATATATCTTGCAGTGTTTGGACTTTCGTATATGGATACAGGTCTAAATACCATTGTAATAATGGGAAATTTACAGATAGTATTTAATATAATGTTTATGATGCAAGGAATTTCTGTGTGTATATACTTTATAAAGACTAGGATTGTTCAAGGAAGAGGGGGAATAGTATTCCCAGTTATATTGATTGTTACTCTAGGAGTGATGGGTGGAGGTACACTTATAGCTCTACTAGGTATGCTTGATTGTATTATGGATTTTAGAAAGATTAAACCAAAAATGAAAAAATCCATATAG
- a CDS encoding DHH family phosphoesterase: MNVKPNLDRSNRENIIYMVIMFIGGLALLYYNALAGIGFIAVSGVVFYLNLKNNESKKIEWMRYVENLSLNMDKIAKKAIRYLPIPMCVIEFNGKITMHNDKFSEIIGRDRLLDENIKDVVGEIDLTKVLNDENEMYSEIEYKDKRYSIVYRVIKNRTNSDVDYMMVLYWLDKTDYLNLKEKYINEKTVIGIIEVDGYEEVIKSADEENRPLITADIERVLSTFETESKAAMKRVSKDKFFLVMNREELKKIELDKFEILDKIRHIDHGNTLPVTISMGVGIDGETINDNFKMAVGALDLALGRGGDQVVVKTKDNFSFYGGKSKAVEKKTKVKSRLIGHALREIINQSEDVLIMGHRYPDMDAMGAAVGIYDLCKACGKESNIVLENLNDSIEIFAKKIKKDKYYKGIFINHETAIERCKEDTLVIVLDTHRPNFTECPKLLEISDKVVVIDHHRRGVEFISDAVLLFHEIYVSSTCEMVTELIQYMDENIKINKMTAEGLLAGINLDTKNFAFKTGVRTFEAASYLRKIGADTIEVKKLFNADISDFTTKAEIIQNTKIINNRICIGYTSSEIDNVNVIIAKAADELLNIRQVEASFVLGQKDGKVFISARSLGDINVHVMMEKLGGGGHIDIAGAQLKNVSLKKAYNMVHEIIEEFLEEDK, encoded by the coding sequence ATGAATGTAAAGCCAAATTTGGATAGAAGTAACCGAGAAAATATAATATATATGGTTATAATGTTTATTGGAGGATTAGCTCTTTTATATTACAATGCTTTAGCTGGAATTGGATTTATAGCTGTATCTGGAGTGGTATTCTACCTTAATTTAAAAAATAATGAATCAAAAAAAATAGAATGGATGAGATATGTTGAAAATCTATCTTTAAATATGGATAAAATCGCTAAAAAGGCGATAAGATATCTACCAATACCTATGTGTGTAATAGAATTTAATGGGAAAATAACTATGCACAATGATAAATTCTCAGAAATCATAGGTAGAGATAGATTGCTAGATGAAAATATTAAAGATGTTGTAGGGGAAATTGATTTAACAAAAGTGTTAAACGATGAAAACGAAATGTACTCTGAAATAGAATACAAAGATAAAAGATACAGCATCGTATATAGAGTAATAAAAAATAGAACAAATTCAGATGTAGATTATATGATGGTTCTTTATTGGTTAGATAAAACAGATTATTTAAATCTTAAAGAAAAATATATAAACGAAAAAACAGTTATAGGAATTATAGAGGTAGACGGATACGAAGAAGTTATTAAAAGTGCAGATGAAGAAAATAGACCTTTAATAACTGCAGATATAGAAAGAGTACTGTCTACATTTGAAACCGAGTCAAAAGCAGCTATGAAGAGGGTATCTAAGGATAAATTCTTTTTAGTTATGAATAGAGAAGAGCTTAAAAAAATAGAGCTAGATAAGTTTGAAATACTAGATAAAATTAGACATATAGACCATGGAAATACACTTCCAGTAACGATAAGTATGGGTGTTGGTATAGATGGAGAAACTATAAACGATAATTTCAAAATGGCAGTTGGAGCCTTAGACTTAGCACTTGGTAGAGGTGGAGATCAGGTTGTTGTAAAAACTAAAGATAATTTCTCATTCTACGGAGGAAAATCTAAAGCTGTAGAAAAGAAAACAAAAGTTAAATCAAGACTTATCGGTCATGCTCTAAGAGAAATTATAAACCAGAGTGAAGATGTTCTAATAATGGGACATAGATACCCTGATATGGATGCTATGGGGGCTGCAGTTGGAATATACGACCTTTGCAAAGCTTGTGGTAAGGAATCTAATATAGTATTAGAAAATCTAAATGACTCTATAGAAATTTTTGCTAAAAAGATAAAAAAAGATAAATACTACAAAGGCATTTTTATAAATCACGAAACAGCTATAGAAAGATGTAAAGAGGACACGTTAGTTATAGTTTTAGATACTCATAGACCAAACTTTACAGAGTGTCCTAAGCTTCTGGAAATATCAGACAAAGTTGTAGTTATAGACCACCATAGAAGAGGGGTAGAGTTTATAAGTGATGCTGTCCTATTATTCCATGAAATATATGTATCATCTACGTGTGAGATGGTTACAGAGCTTATTCAGTATATGGATGAAAATATTAAAATAAATAAAATGACAGCGGAAGGACTACTTGCTGGTATAAATCTAGATACTAAAAACTTTGCTTTTAAAACAGGTGTAAGAACATTTGAAGCAGCATCGTATCTAAGAAAAATCGGTGCAGATACTATAGAAGTTAAAAAGCTATTCAATGCTGATATCAGCGACTTTACAACCAAAGCAGAAATTATACAAAACACAAAAATTATAAACAATAGAATTTGTATCGGATATACTTCTTCAGAAATTGACAATGTAAATGTAATTATAGCCAAAGCAGCTGATGAGCTTTTAAACATCAGACAGGTTGAGGCTTCATTTGTGCTAGGTCAAAAGGATGGAAAAGTATTCATTAGTGCTAGATCATTAGGAGATATAAATGTCCATGTAATGATGGAAAAACTAGGCGGTGGCGGTCATATAGATATCGCTGGTGCACAGCTTAAAAACGTATCTCTTAAAAAAGCATATAATATGGTACATGAAATAATAGAAGAATTCTTAGAGGAGGATAAATAG
- the rplI gene encoding 50S ribosomal protein L9 produces MKVILLKDVKGTGKKGEMKEVSDGYARNFLFPKKMAVQADAGNIKELKEKQKSQEFHAQKEYDEAVLLGKQMEEINIEIYTKAGDGGRLFGSITSKDIAEQLKKQKGITIDKRKINLEEPIRVLGSTRVEIKIHPKVTTNIRVDVKEKNK; encoded by the coding sequence ATGAAAGTAATATTATTAAAAGACGTAAAAGGTACAGGTAAAAAAGGAGAAATGAAAGAAGTTAGCGATGGTTACGCAAGAAACTTCTTATTCCCTAAAAAAATGGCTGTACAGGCAGATGCAGGAAATATAAAAGAATTAAAAGAAAAACAGAAATCACAGGAATTCCATGCTCAGAAAGAATACGATGAAGCAGTACTTCTTGGAAAACAGATGGAAGAAATAAACATAGAAATATACACTAAAGCTGGAGATGGAGGAAGATTATTTGGATCAATAACTTCTAAAGATATAGCTGAACAGCTTAAAAAACAGAAAGGCATAACTATAGACAAAAGAAAAATAAACCTTGAAGAACCAATAAGAGTTTTAGGATCTACAAGAGTGGAAATAAAAATACATCCAAAAGTAACTACTAACATAAGAGTAGATGTTAAAGAAAAAAATAAATAA
- the dnaB gene encoding replicative DNA helicase has translation MADITRIPPHSVESEQSILGSILLDKDAIITVAETITPTDFYKDAHRIIYESMMALNNKNEPIDMVTLTDELRKRGYLDDIGGVTYLTSLSTIVPTTSNVKYYADIVKEKSVLRQLIKASNDIINLGYGSVESAENVLDFAEKKIFDISQERTNDDFKPINQVLMDTYDMIESIYSNKSDVTGVTTGFKDLNKKINGLQRTDLILVAARPAMGKTAFALNLVQNAAIKGNASVAVFSLEMSKEQLAQRMIAAQSNVELKKMKTGTLNDADWPRIISAMAVMSDAKIFIDDTPGIKINELRSKCRKLKMEQGLDLVMIDYLQLMESDSKNESRQQEISKISRSLKILAKELDCPVVALSQLSRAPEQRADHRPVLSDLRESGAIEQDADIVMFLYRDEYYHSDSEKKDLAEIIIAKNRHGETGSVELVWMGSIQRFGDKVKDL, from the coding sequence ATGGCAGATATAACCAGAATACCACCTCACAGCGTCGAATCAGAGCAGTCTATTCTAGGTTCAATCCTGCTTGATAAAGACGCTATAATAACAGTAGCAGAGACAATTACTCCGACAGATTTCTATAAAGATGCGCATAGAATTATCTATGAGAGTATGATGGCTCTGAACAATAAGAATGAACCTATTGATATGGTAACACTAACAGATGAGCTTAGAAAAAGAGGATACCTAGACGATATAGGTGGTGTAACATACCTTACAAGCTTGTCTACAATAGTTCCTACAACATCAAATGTAAAATACTATGCAGATATAGTAAAAGAAAAATCAGTACTTAGACAGCTTATTAAAGCATCAAATGACATAATCAACTTAGGATATGGAAGTGTAGAAAGTGCTGAGAATGTACTAGATTTTGCAGAAAAGAAAATATTTGATATTTCTCAGGAAAGAACAAATGACGATTTTAAACCTATAAATCAAGTTCTTATGGATACATATGATATGATAGAGTCTATATATTCTAACAAGAGCGATGTAACAGGAGTAACTACAGGGTTTAAGGACTTAAATAAAAAGATAAATGGACTACAGAGAACAGACTTAATACTAGTGGCAGCAAGACCTGCTATGGGTAAAACAGCATTTGCGCTTAACTTAGTTCAAAACGCTGCTATAAAAGGAAATGCTTCAGTTGCAGTATTTAGTCTGGAAATGTCTAAGGAGCAGCTTGCTCAGAGAATGATTGCAGCTCAGTCAAATGTAGAGCTTAAGAAAATGAAAACAGGTACATTAAACGATGCGGATTGGCCTAGGATAATAAGTGCTATGGCAGTTATGTCAGATGCAAAAATATTTATAGACGATACTCCAGGTATAAAGATAAATGAGCTTAGATCTAAATGTAGAAAGCTAAAAATGGAACAGGGACTAGATTTAGTTATGATAGACTACCTTCAGCTTATGGAAAGTGATTCTAAGAATGAAAGTAGACAGCAAGAGATATCAAAAATATCTAGATCGCTAAAAATATTAGCAAAAGAACTAGACTGCCCTGTTGTTGCATTATCTCAGTTATCGAGAGCACCAGAGCAGAGAGCAGATCATAGACCTGTACTTTCAGATTTAAGGGAATCTGGAGCTATAGAACAGGATGCAGATATAGTAATGTTCCTTTACAGAGATGAATATTATCATTCAGATTCAGAAAAAAAAGACCTAGCCGAAATAATAATTGCTAAAAATAGACACGGAGAAACAGGTTCAGTTGAGCTTGTTTGGATGGGTTCTATACAGCGTTTTGGTGATAAAGTTAAAGATTTATAA
- the rpsD gene encoding 30S ribosomal protein S4 — protein MAKMMGPRFKQCRRLGLNVCGHPKAMDRAERGTSRADKKLSPYGTQLLEKQRLKAYYGVLEKQFANYVHKAEKSKESTGTVLIQLLECRLDNIVYRLGLASSIRQARQMVVHGHILVNGKKVDRPSFGLNVGDVVSLREKSQSNAMFKENFENSELNTLPYIEKNMEKFSGTLIKRPERNEIPIEINEILVVEYYSKL, from the coding sequence ATGGCAAAAATGATGGGACCAAGATTCAAACAGTGTAGAAGACTTGGATTAAATGTATGTGGACATCCAAAAGCAATGGATAGAGCAGAAAGAGGAACTTCAAGAGCGGATAAGAAATTATCTCCATATGGAACACAGCTGCTTGAAAAACAGAGATTAAAAGCTTATTATGGTGTACTAGAAAAGCAGTTTGCAAACTATGTACACAAAGCAGAAAAATCAAAAGAATCAACAGGTACTGTACTTATTCAGTTATTAGAATGTAGATTAGACAATATAGTATACAGACTAGGGCTTGCATCTTCTATAAGACAGGCACGTCAGATGGTTGTACATGGTCATATTTTGGTTAATGGTAAAAAAGTAGACAGACCTTCTTTTGGTTTAAATGTAGGCGATGTAGTATCTTTGAGAGAAAAATCTCAGTCTAATGCAATGTTTAAAGAGAATTTTGAAAACAGCGAATTAAACACACTTCCTTATATCGAAAAAAATATGGAAAAATTCTCTGGTACGCTAATTAAAAGGCCTGAAAGAAATGAAATACCAATAGAGATTAACGAAATCCTAGTGGTAGAGTACTACTCAAAATTATAA
- a CDS encoding metal-dependent hydrolase, whose protein sequence is MKVTFLGHSVVLIEKDGFKAIVDPFITGNGLCPIKAEELNDLTHIFITHGHSDHMGDCIELAKKCDATVIANHEIAHYLTKKGLDVHSMHIGGKFNFDFGTVKMTPALHGSGIEEGDDMLYGGNPCGFLIEIDGKKIYHAGDTGLTMDMKLLEDEHIDLAFLPIGGNFTMDVKDAARACEFIKPDRVVPIHYDTFDLIKADPKKFKKRAEYAEVVILNPGDAIIL, encoded by the coding sequence ATGAAAGTTACATTTTTAGGTCATTCAGTAGTATTAATAGAAAAAGATGGATTTAAAGCAATTGTAGATCCATTTATAACAGGAAATGGACTATGTCCAATAAAAGCCGAAGAATTAAATGATTTGACTCATATATTTATAACACATGGACACTCAGACCATATGGGAGATTGTATTGAGCTTGCTAAAAAATGTGATGCTACAGTAATTGCAAATCATGAGATAGCTCACTACTTAACTAAAAAAGGATTAGATGTACATTCTATGCATATCGGTGGAAAATTTAATTTTGATTTTGGAACAGTAAAAATGACTCCAGCGCTTCATGGTTCAGGAATAGAAGAGGGAGATGATATGCTTTATGGAGGAAATCCTTGTGGTTTTTTAATAGAAATAGATGGCAAAAAAATATACCATGCTGGAGATACAGGACTTACAATGGATATGAAACTTCTTGAAGATGAGCATATTGACTTAGCATTTCTTCCAATAGGTGGTAACTTTACAATGGATGTAAAAGATGCTGCAAGAGCATGTGAATTTATCAAACCAGATAGAGTAGTACCAATACACTACGATACGTTTGATTTAATAAAAGCAGATCCTAAAAAATTCAAAAAAAGAGCAGAGTATGCAGAGGTAGTTATATTAAATCCTGGAGATGCTATAATACTATAA